Proteins from a single region of Thermus neutrinimicus:
- a CDS encoding RNA-binding protein S1, with amino-acid sequence MELEAGSVVEGRVVRVTDFGAFVELPGGEQGLVHISQIAHEFVRNVRDFLNEGDIVQVMVKGRDAKGRLDLSIKDLTPAPEGAPPPRPRRLPKQSPEFENKLKSFLRGTGGFGGKGGKKGGKRKR; translated from the coding sequence GTGGAGCTAGAAGCTGGAAGCGTTGTAGAGGGCCGCGTGGTGCGGGTTACGGATTTTGGCGCCTTTGTGGAGCTCCCGGGGGGCGAGCAGGGCCTGGTGCACATCTCCCAGATCGCCCACGAGTTCGTGAGGAACGTGCGGGACTTCCTCAACGAGGGGGACATCGTCCAGGTGATGGTGAAGGGGCGGGACGCCAAGGGGCGTTTGGACCTTTCCATCAAGGACCTCACCCCCGCTCCGGAAGGGGCCCCGCCTCCCAGGCCTAGGCGCCTGCCCAAGCAGTCCCCCGAGTTTGAGAACAAGCTAAAGAGCTTCCTGCGGGGCACCGGGGGTTTCGGCGGCAAGGGGGGCAAGAAGGGCGGCAAGCGGAAGCGTTAA
- the folK gene encoding 2-amino-4-hydroxy-6-hydroxymethyldihydropteridine diphosphokinase — protein MLAYVGLGSNLGDRAGYLLWALSHLSRLPETRLLRLSPVYETEPVGPPQPPYLNLVAEVDTGLSPRVFLKGLLGIEQGLGRKREERWGPRTIDLDLLLYGDLVLREEGLEVPHPRLHERAFVLVPLADLIPEGRHPVLGRTFAQLLAPLDRKGVRPFVL, from the coding sequence GTGCTGGCCTATGTGGGCTTGGGCTCCAACCTGGGGGACCGGGCGGGCTACCTTCTATGGGCCCTTTCCCACCTTTCCCGGCTCCCTGAGACCCGTCTCCTCCGTCTTTCCCCCGTGTACGAAACCGAGCCCGTGGGCCCACCCCAGCCCCCCTACCTGAACCTGGTGGCGGAGGTGGACACGGGGCTTTCCCCGAGGGTTTTCCTGAAGGGGCTTCTGGGGATAGAGCAAGGCCTGGGGCGCAAGCGGGAGGAGCGCTGGGGGCCGAGGACCATAGACCTGGACCTCCTGCTCTACGGGGACCTGGTCCTAAGGGAGGAGGGCCTCGAGGTGCCCCATCCCAGGCTCCACGAGCGGGCCTTCGTCCTGGTGCCCCTGGCCGACCTCATCCCCGAAGGGCGCCATCCGGTGCTGGGGCGCACCTTTGCCCAGCTCCTCGCCCCCCTGGACCGAAAGGGGGTGCGGCCCTTTGTGCTATAG